CCGGCTAAAGTTTAGAACGCTGGAGCACTCAACACTCAGCAACatattgaagagaagaacttGAAAAAGAACGCACCTTTAGTTAGTTTCCAATTCGACTTGCAAAGCTATATATTGTCACAGCAATGTAGATACAACAGCCTGTGACTGTAGATGTAATCGAAAATGCGCTCGAAAACGCACCTCGTCTGATATAGCCAACCAACCATCTCGATGCCAtccatgtatgtacaagcCACACTCGGCCGGCACTTCCTCCACCTGCTCGGGAATTATCGACCCACCATCACGGATCTTATCATTTAAGGAACTCGCCAGAACAGACGCCCTTACTGCCGATCTACCGCCGCGGTGTTCCGTGCTCTTATGCAGCCTGGGGGAGTCATAAGAGTCATCATTCGGATATGGCTCACAGGCCGTGAAATCACGGAGCCTAGCGCCGTACGATTCGCTATAAATAATCCGTGCTAGTGGGGGTTATACGCCCCAAGTTAACGGGCCCGGAGTAATACGCCAGTTCGACTTACACCCAATGAGTGCAcgcagcagagcagatgaCTGCCAAGGATGCGTGTAAATATTTACCTCAAGACGACGAGAAAATTTCAATGTAGCGTCAAGGATACAGAAAGAGGCAAGAGAATGGCCCGCTGCAATCGTAAAAGAGCCGTCAATCATGTACGAGGTAGCATTTCTGCCCAATTGAGATTCGCTTCCTCATTGGCCGCATGATCCAATCCATCTACTCTGCAGGCATCAATTGAATCTGTCCGAGCAGCCGCTCTTGATGCCACGAGGCCTGCATCAGCACCCAGGATTGTAAAACAGTCGCCGTTCCTCTACTGTGAtgaaaacagaaaaaaaaaaaaacaacccTTTTCTGCAGCCAATCGCCAAAATGGTGTCGTAGCATCGAGGCTAGTCACCAGGCAGCCTCGTTTTGTCACTCACAGGGCTCTTTGTAgttcataaaaaaaaaggccaattGGCTTTCCTGTCGATATCCCTTCCTGATCCACCAGCCGCTTTAACCATGCAACTGGCAAACCCGCGTATCCGATCCATGGACCTTTTCGCAGCAGGCTTCAACGCCTGGCACCAGCTCTCCATCAATTGCTACGTCAGTCAAGATGCCCAAATCTCAAAGGAGGAGCCTCATGACCTCCCTCGCTTTACAAAAGTTCTTTCCGCAACGACTATCAAACGACCAGTCTCTCGACTCACTTACACCATCGGTATATAATAACTCACATTATATTAACTCCGTCTGAAGCAAGCAGACACGCTCCGATTTCGCTTATGCTAACAAACTGGTCCTTTTGCAGTTCATCGAGATGGGGCCTCATCGTCGCCGGCTTAGGCCCCAAAACCCTGGAAGAAGCCGAGGCCGAGTTTCTCTACACGTCAGCCGAAACTGCCTCCGGGGAACTTTTAGCCATTGTCCCCGACAAAGATGGCGACGGCAACGACAGCAACAAGCTGGTAAAGTACTCGTCCTTATCGTCTCGAAGAGCCGGCGCCCAGCCTGAGTCCATCTTCGACTGCCACCCTCCAGCCACGCAAGTCGCTGCGTTCGACACCGGCTTCGTCATCCTCCATTCTGACGGCTCGGTCTCTACTTTTGGCGACTCTCGCTTTGAAGCTTGTCTCGGAAGAGACACTGATACTCCAGATCGGtaagccaagaaaaaaaaaaccccccatAGGGTAGAAAAccccttcctcttcccccGACGCACACCGGACTTCGTGTCCCACTAACCCGGTCAACCGAGCCCTACAGACCATCTGATAAGCCGGGCCCGGTACCCGACCTCAATGACATCGCGTCGGCCGATGACCCAGTCAAGCTCGTCACCGCCGGCGGAACTGCTGTGGCGGCGCTGACGAGCACCAGCCGCAGCGTCTACGTCTGGGGCTGCTCTCCGCCATCGGCAGCTTCGAAAACATCAGCAAGTAGCTCCCAGACTCGTCGTCGGGGACATGCTTTTCAAGAGCTGTCGGGCGTGCCCAACTATACGGAAGTCGACGGTGGAAAAGACGTCGTGGATGTTGCCTTGGGAGAAGCTCATGCCATTGCACTGACCCTGGATGGACTAATCTATGTGATTGGTGAGAATGGTAATGGTcagcttgggcttgggaAAGAAGTTGAAAGAGCAGAGACATGGATGAGAGTTCCGTTCCTCGCTGCAGATGGATATGAGATTGTGGGTGTGGCGGCTGGTCCGCGAGCGTCTTTCATTCTGACCGCCAAATCATAGATGGCTTTGTTGTCGCAGCAGAGCCTACTGAAAGGGGGAAAGGAGGAGATTTGTTTATTTGGAGTGCTCTATTCAGAAGCATCCGGGCGTGTGTTGCTTTACATGCAAGAAGCATTGACGCTTTTATTGCTCTCTCTGTTTCAGCACTGGGTACAGCTTCCATGAGAGACAACTGACTGGAAGTAGCCATTCATCGTGCTAAATATTTTTGTCAATGAAGCTTTTATGCCTCGTTATTTACACAAAAGCCTGTATATCATTACTCAGAACATGGGCATGTCTATAGTAGAATTGGCACCTTTTATTCCAACCGCCAAGACATGAATGAGTTGCCACAGCAGTTTGCTAAAGCTCAAATCAAGGATAGACTCTGGAGAAAGATGTGTATTTGTTTGTCTGCTCGACGAGCGTTCGAGAATATGACATTTCACATTCAAGAAGCGGTAACGCTTTACGCATTCTTTGCTTTAGAATTGGCCCAGTGGCTTCGACTACCAGGGGTAGGTAGCCAGCAAAAAGTAAACCTCTATCGTGCCAAATTCTTTTTtgtattaagcttttatgtCTCATTGGTATACATCAAAGCCTGCTTTATCATTATTCAGAGCATGGGTATGTCTATCATAGACTTGACAAGTAATCCTCAATCTCCTGGGGAGTCAACTTTCTAAACCGGGGGCCAGTGGCACCCTCAACGCCTTCAACGCCCAGCAGATGGTGAGCCGGGGGTCCAACAATGCCTAAAGAAGTAATGAACTGTCAGCAACACGCAAACGCCAATCgcaatatatatacctatcaTGCAAGGGGAGAAGACCTACCAATCTCAATAGAATCACCGCTCATTTCACCCTCAATGTTGTCCTTGAGCGTCAGCAGAGCAATGTGAATAGCAtcttccagctccagctcctcggaatatctcttctccaaaaaggtcttggccttggtcGCACTCTTGCCAATGGCTGTGGCCTTCCAGGGGAAATAGCTGCCCGTGGGGTCAACTTGGTACAGCATGGGTCCTCCCTTGTGAATTCCTCCcgtcttttttgtcttcttcacttCCTCACCCTCCTTGATCTcggtctcctcctcttcgggGTCGATGCCCTCGTCCCAGCCGGCAACCAGCATACTGACACCATATGGTCGAACACCAGCTGACTGGGTGGCCTCTTGCATGACTCTGGCCACATCCTGCACGAGTATTCTGGTAGGAGGGTATTCGTTGTAGATACGCTTGTATCCCGTGTGTGCAACCTTGCGCGCTCTGTCGACTAGTACTCTGTAGTCGGGTCCCATGCCGGAGTATACGGTGCCGATGTTGGGAGTGATGTGGCTAATCTTAGACAGACTGCTCTGGTCGGCGAGGGGAGAGGACGATTTCTTTTCGGTAGCGAGGACGATGCCATTCGTGGCTGTAGGTCTCATCTGATTAGCTAGCCGGTCATCTGTTCGCTGCGCTGGCAAGCCATACCTTTAATACCCAGAGCAGTGATGCCCTGGTTGACCGCATTCAGCGCATACTCTGCAAGACAGAAATCAGCATGTCAGCCCTATTCCAAACCATTCCAACTGTATGACCATCTGGATAGCTCCAACGATGGGTCCGGTTGCCAAGAGCTATGCGTACCGATTTGTACCAGCTTGCCGCTGTCGAAGGGAACAAGGTCAGTAGAGGGGTCTTttgggagatggagagggagatggagatgacatCAGCCTGCGTACCTGGGCGAGAATGTGGTCAGAGAGAAGGAGTATCTGTCAGCCATGTCTAGAAGCCTGCCGAGAATCTATCGGGTCAATTGCTTTGATATGCGGTGCGCCaaatgcttcttctcgagTGTTGATGAAGCTATTCTGACCCGAGCTGCTCTGCTGCAACACAGTGGAATCCCACTGGCGGCAGCAGGCACACTGAGCTGCGCGTCAAGCTTGCCAGGCAGTGGGCTGGCTGCGGAGCTTTTATTTTGCCGAGTTCCGGTGGGGGGAGCTTTGATGGAACCTCCAGCACTACCACTTTTGGTGCTTGAGCTTTTCTCGTCGTCCAAACTCCGCCAGAGAAAAATCCTTTTCCGCAGTCACGCAGCCGGAGAACTCGGCTAGCTGAGCTACATGGAATGTGATGCGGAAATCGATGAAGTGGCCTCTTCTACTGCTATCAATGTGAAGACTTGACGcgttgctcttcttcctttcccgCACTGCTGCCTGACCAGACAATTCGCCAGGTACTACTACTTCGTACCATGTGAAGCTACCAGCTGCTCTCCCTTTgtcatccttcttcttcttgatactACTTATTGCGTTACCAGCTGGCTGAGAGCCTATTTCTGACTTTCTGTCACTTTGGACGCGTCGAAAGCTGACCCCGCAACTGCTTACTGCTACTTGGAGAGAAATTGCAGCCGTGATGGATTGGTTTGGCGAGCGAGCCCGAACGCCGTATCAGTCGTCGGTTCAT
The Trichoderma asperellum chromosome 7, complete sequence DNA segment above includes these coding regions:
- a CDS encoding uncharacterized protein (EggNog:ENOG41), translated to MSARSRADDCQGCVSSRWGLIVAGLGPKTLEEAEAEFLYTSAETASGELLAIVPDKDGDGNDSNKLVKYSSLSSRRAGAQPESIFDCHPPATQVAAFDTGFVILHSDGSVSTFGDSRFEACLGRDTDTPDRPSDKPGPVPDLNDIASADDPVKLVTAGGTAVAALTSTSRSVYVWGCSPPSAASKTSASSSQTRRRGHAFQELSGVPNYTEVDGGKDVVDVALGEAHAIALTLDGLIYVIGENGNGQLGLGKEVERAETWMRVPFLAADGYEIVGVAAGPRASFILTAKS
- the PCA2 gene encoding putative proteasome subunit alpha type-2 (BUSCO:EOG092D3KPJ~MEROPS:MER0004996), coding for MADRYSFSLTTFSPSGKLVQIEYALNAVNQGITALGIKATNGIVLATEKKSSSPLADQSSLSKISHITPNIGTVYSGMGPDYRVLVDRARKVAHTGYKRIYNEYPPTRILVQDVARVMQEATQSAGVRPYGVSMLVAGWDEGIDPEEEETEIKEGEEVKKTKKTGGIHKGGPMLYQVDPTGSYFPWKATAIGKSATKAKTFLEKRYSEELELEDAIHIALLTLKDNIEGEMSGDSIEIGIVGPPAHHLLGVEGVEGATGPRFRKLTPQEIEDYLSSL